A genome region from Gigantopelta aegis isolate Gae_Host chromosome 3, Gae_host_genome, whole genome shotgun sequence includes the following:
- the LOC121369025 gene encoding U6 snRNA-associated Sm-like protein LSm3: protein MADDSEQQVPIQTVEEPLDLIRLSLDERIYVKMRNDRELRGRLHAYDQHLNMILGDVEETVTTVEIDEETYEEIYKSTKRTIPMLFVRGDGVILVSPPMRTGT, encoded by the exons atggcGGATGATAGTGAACAG CAAGTTCCAATCCAAACTGTGGAAGAGCCCCTGGATTTGATTCGACTCAGTCTGGATGAAAGAATCTATGTGAAGATGAGGAATGATAGAGAACTACGTGGTAGACTTCAT GCTTACGATCAGCATCTGAATATGATCCTGGGGGATGTAGAGGAGACCGTTACTACAGTGGAGATTGACGAGGAAACCTACGAAGAGATCTATAAG tctACAAAGAGAACAATTCCCATGCTGTTTGTTCGTGGAGATGGAGTCATTCTTGTTTCCCCACCTATGAGAACGGGAACGTGA
- the LOC121369024 gene encoding uncharacterized protein LOC121369024: MAYQPFMFEPERSEHDSESDFDIGLSSGDELEENVENIARLGNRDWCLCGNCRPMDTVKESICCLEVDQIGDKMQTTNLQCILEHYDFPIICLYPEVLRTALVARADIRRDDYTEPVPNRLWRDRQDFLSVAFLCW, translated from the exons ATGGCTTACCAACCGTTTATGTTTGAGCCCGAACGTTCCGAACATGATAGTGAGTCGGACTTCGACATAGGATTATCTTCAGGCGATGAATTGGAAGAAAATGTCGAAAATATTGCGCGATTGGGAAACCGAGATTGGTGTTTGTGTGGCAACTGCAGACCAATGGACACGGTAAAAGAAAGTATCTGTTGTTTAGAAGTAGACCAAATCGGCGACAAAATGCAAACCACCAACTTGCAGTGCATTCTAGAACATTATGATTTCCCGATTATATGTTTGTATCCAGAAGTGCTCAGGACAGCCCTCGTAGCCAGAGCCGACATACGACGCGATGACTACACAGAACCAGTACCAAATAG gCTGTGGCGAGATCGTCAGGATTTTCTCAGTGTAGCATTTTTATGTTGGTGA